The Nocardioides pantholopis genome window below encodes:
- a CDS encoding EcsC family protein has translation MGTKANIAGTLGRQLAPRAIAAAPGLTSSFVREALHRAITGVGPLPGAAAAAETQLAEQGGDVAKAVHEVIENHVRLAGAQGFLTNIGGVVTAALTIPANVTGLALVQCRMIAGIAHLRGYDLDDPRVRNAVLVSLLGQDSVETLVRRKKLPAPPMAIATAPAHDPALDLRISAEVASGIIAQVAGKRLAVTVGRRVPVIGGLVGLGADGYATWRIGRYADRELLPRARR, from the coding sequence ATGGGTACCAAGGCGAACATCGCGGGCACGCTGGGTCGTCAGCTCGCGCCCCGGGCCATCGCGGCCGCCCCCGGCCTCACCTCGTCGTTCGTGCGCGAGGCGCTGCACCGCGCGATCACCGGGGTCGGACCGCTGCCCGGAGCCGCGGCCGCCGCGGAGACCCAGCTGGCCGAGCAGGGCGGCGACGTGGCCAAGGCCGTCCACGAGGTCATCGAGAACCACGTCCGGCTCGCCGGCGCCCAGGGCTTCCTCACCAACATCGGTGGCGTGGTCACCGCCGCCCTCACGATCCCGGCCAACGTGACCGGGCTGGCTCTGGTCCAGTGCCGGATGATCGCGGGCATCGCCCACCTGCGCGGCTACGACCTCGACGACCCCCGGGTCCGCAACGCCGTGCTGGTCAGCCTGCTCGGCCAGGACTCCGTCGAGACGCTGGTACGCCGCAAGAAGCTCCCGGCGCCGCCGATGGCGATCGCGACCGCGCCCGCGCACGATCCGGCCCTGGACCTGCGGATCAGTGCCGAGGTCGCCTCCGGCATCATCGCCCAGGTCGCCGGCAAGCGGCTCGCGGTGACGGTGGGCCGGCGGGTGCCGGTGATCGGCGGCCTGGTCGGGCTCGGCGCCGACGGCTACGCCACCTGGCGGATCGGGCGCTACGCCGACCGCGAGCTCCTGCCCCGCGCGCGGCGGTAG
- a CDS encoding glycerophosphodiester phosphodiesterase, producing MTPQVVAHRGASHDRAEHTLGAYTAALDAGADGLECDVRLTADGHLVCVHDRNLRRTARHRGIVSTMELAELNELDFASWKHPWGDLDDEAPELDEEHGRVLTLRKLFEVAADYERPVSLAVETKHPTRYGGLVEKRVAELLTDFGWERPGSPVRVMSFSYTALQRMERLAGVELVMLFDHPPLWPMLRRAIGRDWFVGPGVEDLMEHPRLGASIVRSGHRMYVWTVNTRAELEVCRNLGVEAVISDRPAYIVELLGR from the coding sequence ATGACCCCGCAGGTCGTCGCCCACCGCGGCGCCAGCCACGACCGCGCCGAGCACACGCTCGGCGCGTACACGGCGGCGCTGGACGCCGGCGCCGACGGTCTGGAGTGCGACGTACGGCTGACCGCCGACGGGCACCTGGTCTGCGTCCACGACCGCAACCTGCGCCGGACCGCGCGGCACCGCGGGATCGTCTCGACGATGGAGCTGGCCGAGCTCAACGAGCTCGACTTCGCCTCCTGGAAGCATCCGTGGGGCGACCTGGACGACGAGGCCCCCGAGCTGGACGAGGAGCACGGCCGGGTGCTGACCCTGCGCAAGCTCTTCGAGGTCGCGGCCGACTACGAGCGGCCGGTCAGCCTGGCCGTGGAGACCAAGCACCCGACGCGGTACGGCGGGCTGGTGGAGAAGCGGGTCGCGGAGCTGCTCACCGACTTCGGCTGGGAGCGCCCCGGCTCGCCGGTGCGGGTGATGAGCTTCTCCTACACCGCGCTGCAGCGGATGGAGCGGCTGGCCGGCGTCGAGCTGGTGATGCTCTTCGACCATCCGCCGCTGTGGCCGATGCTGCGCCGGGCCATCGGCCGGGACTGGTTCGTCGGCCCGGGAGTCGAGGACCTGATGGAGCACCCCCGGCTCGGGGCCAGCATCGTGCGCAGCGGCCACCGGATGTACGTGTGGACCGTCAACACCCGCGCCGAGCTCGAGGTGTGCCGCAACCTGGGGGTGGAGGCCGTGATCAGCGACCGCCCGGCGTACATCGTCGAGCTGCTCGGCAGGTAG
- a CDS encoding rhodanese-like domain-containing protein, producing MIPTVSIDAVPDPLPEGLSVLDVREDIEWQHGHIEGAVHIPMSELTGRLGDLPDGQTLVVCKMGGRSAQAVGWLAQQGYDVVNLEGGMVDWADAGRPMVSETDRPPLVV from the coding sequence GTGATCCCCACCGTCTCGATCGATGCCGTTCCCGATCCCCTGCCCGAAGGACTCTCGGTCCTCGACGTCCGCGAGGACATCGAGTGGCAGCACGGCCACATCGAGGGTGCTGTGCACATCCCGATGAGCGAGCTCACCGGCCGGCTCGGTGACCTCCCGGACGGCCAGACGCTGGTCGTGTGCAAGATGGGCGGCCGGTCGGCCCAGGCCGTCGGCTGGCTGGCCCAGCAGGGCTACGACGTGGTGAACCTCGAGGGCGGGATGGTCGACTGGGCCGACGCCGGACGTCCGATGGTCAGCGAGACCGACCGACCGCCGCTGGTGGTCTGA
- a CDS encoding MBL fold metallo-hydrolase, with product MRLKLGRPALGPYADRFDVPAASPGRLGVTFLGVATLLLDDGESAVMTDGFFSRPGLARLARGRIAPDARRIDAALSRVGVDRLLALAPVHTHYDHALDSAAVAHRTGAVLVGGESAAHVGRGGGLPEEQVQVVVPGEPRTYGPFTLTWVASEHCPPDRFPGPITAPVVPPARLGAYRCGEAWSLLVEHTSGHTALLQGSAGYLPGALAGHTAEVAYLGVGQLGVQDEAYLHAYWQHTVRTVGARRVVLTHWDDFFRGLDRPLRALPYAGDDLRATMRVLSGLAADDGVALHLPQVFRREDPWADLPAA from the coding sequence ATGCGCCTCAAGCTGGGCCGGCCCGCGCTGGGTCCGTACGCCGATCGCTTCGACGTGCCCGCGGCCAGCCCCGGACGGCTGGGCGTCACGTTCCTCGGGGTGGCCACGCTGCTGCTCGACGACGGCGAGTCCGCGGTGATGACCGACGGGTTCTTCAGCCGCCCCGGCCTGGCGCGGCTGGCCCGGGGCCGGATCGCACCGGACGCCCGGCGCATCGACGCCGCCCTCTCCCGGGTCGGGGTCGACCGGCTGCTGGCGCTCGCCCCGGTGCACACCCACTACGACCACGCCCTGGACAGCGCGGCGGTCGCCCACCGGACCGGCGCCGTCCTGGTGGGCGGCGAGTCCGCGGCGCACGTGGGGCGCGGCGGCGGCCTGCCCGAGGAGCAGGTGCAGGTCGTGGTGCCCGGCGAGCCGCGCACCTACGGTCCGTTCACGCTCACCTGGGTGGCCTCCGAGCACTGCCCCCCGGACCGGTTCCCCGGACCGATCACCGCGCCCGTGGTGCCGCCCGCGCGGCTGGGCGCCTACCGCTGCGGCGAGGCCTGGTCACTCCTGGTGGAGCACACCAGCGGCCACACCGCCCTGCTGCAGGGCAGCGCCGGCTACCTGCCGGGCGCGCTGGCCGGGCACACCGCTGAGGTCGCCTACCTCGGGGTCGGCCAGCTCGGCGTCCAGGACGAGGCGTACCTGCACGCCTACTGGCAGCACACCGTGCGCACGGTCGGCGCCCGCCGGGTGGTGCTCACCCACTGGGACGACTTCTTCCGGGGGCTGGACCGGCCGCTGCGCGCGCTGCCGTACGCCGGGGACGACCTCCGCGCCACGATGCGGGTGCTGAGCGGTCTCGCCGCCGACGACGGCGTCGCACTGCACCTGCCGCAGGTCTTCCGCCGCGAGGACCCCTGGGCGGACCTGCCCGCAGCCTGA
- a CDS encoding Fpg/Nei family DNA glycosylase: MPELPEVEALALDLRGRLTDRAITKVHVAAISALKTFDPPVSALEGTLVDDVTRHGKFLDVHASGLHLVLHLARGGWVRWRAEVPDVPPKPSVKSPLAVRVVLDDGSGLDITEAGTKKRLALYVVRDPQDVPGIASLGPDPLADDFTIEALAEILQREGRKQIKGVLRHQGTIAGVGNAYSDEILHAARMSPYKPASTIVDDDLETLYAALRQTVGDAVDRSRGLAASELKGEKKSHLAVHGRTGQPCPVCGDIVREVSFADSSLQYCPTCQTGGKPLADRRMSRLLK; the protein is encoded by the coding sequence GTGCCCGAGCTGCCCGAGGTGGAAGCCCTGGCCCTCGACCTGCGGGGCCGGCTCACCGACCGTGCCATCACCAAGGTCCACGTCGCCGCGATCAGCGCGCTGAAGACGTTCGACCCGCCGGTCTCGGCGCTGGAGGGCACCCTGGTCGACGACGTCACCCGGCACGGCAAGTTCCTCGACGTGCACGCGTCGGGGCTGCACCTGGTCCTGCACCTGGCCCGGGGCGGCTGGGTGCGCTGGCGCGCCGAGGTCCCCGACGTCCCGCCGAAGCCGTCGGTGAAGTCCCCGCTCGCGGTCCGCGTGGTGCTCGACGACGGCTCCGGGCTCGACATCACCGAGGCCGGCACCAAGAAGCGGCTCGCGCTCTACGTCGTCCGCGACCCGCAGGACGTCCCGGGCATCGCCAGCCTGGGCCCCGACCCGCTGGCCGACGACTTCACGATCGAGGCGCTCGCCGAGATCCTCCAGCGTGAGGGCCGCAAGCAGATCAAGGGCGTGCTGCGCCACCAGGGCACGATCGCCGGGGTCGGCAACGCCTACTCCGACGAGATCCTGCACGCGGCGCGGATGTCGCCGTACAAGCCGGCGAGCACGATCGTCGACGACGACCTGGAGACCCTGTACGCCGCGCTGCGCCAGACCGTCGGCGACGCCGTGGACCGCTCACGGGGCCTGGCGGCCAGCGAGCTCAAGGGCGAGAAGAAGTCCCACCTCGCCGTCCACGGCCGCACCGGGCAGCCGTGCCCGGTCTGCGGCGACATCGTGCGCGAGGTGTCCTTCGCCGACTCCTCGCTGCAGTACTGCCCCACCTGCCAGACCGGCGGCAAGCCGCTCGCGGACCGGCGGATGAGCCGGCTGCTGAAGTAG
- the aat gene encoding leucyl/phenylalanyl-tRNA--protein transferase encodes MPLEPPPSPWVFPDPALADPDDDLVGMGADLAPGTLLAAYRAGLFPMPSGGRRSPMAWFSPVRRGVLPLDGLRVSRSLRRAARDFEIRVDTAFAEVVEACADPRREGGWIDRRIATAYTQLHELGWAHSVEAWHEGRLAGGLYGVAVGGLFAGESMFHRERDASKVALIGLVDLLRDEHADRRVLDVQWQTPHLASLGVVEVERTDYLDRLAAALDVPLPGVFAFG; translated from the coding sequence GTGCCGCTCGAGCCGCCCCCGTCGCCGTGGGTCTTCCCGGACCCCGCTCTCGCCGACCCCGACGACGACCTGGTCGGCATGGGCGCCGACCTGGCGCCGGGAACCCTGCTCGCGGCGTACCGCGCGGGGCTGTTCCCGATGCCCTCGGGTGGACGGCGCTCGCCGATGGCCTGGTTCTCACCGGTCCGGCGCGGGGTGCTGCCGCTGGACGGGCTGCGGGTCTCCCGCTCGCTGCGGCGCGCGGCGCGCGACTTCGAGATCCGGGTGGACACCGCGTTCGCCGAGGTCGTCGAGGCCTGCGCCGACCCCCGCCGCGAGGGCGGCTGGATCGACCGCCGGATCGCCACGGCGTACACGCAGCTGCACGAGCTGGGCTGGGCGCACTCGGTCGAGGCCTGGCACGAGGGCCGGCTCGCCGGGGGCCTGTACGGCGTGGCCGTCGGCGGCCTGTTCGCCGGGGAGTCGATGTTCCACCGGGAGCGGGACGCCTCGAAGGTCGCGCTGATCGGGCTGGTCGACCTGCTCCGCGACGAGCACGCGGACCGCCGGGTGCTCGACGTGCAGTGGCAGACCCCGCACCTGGCCTCGCTCGGCGTGGTCGAGGTCGAGCGGACCGACTACCTGGACCGGCTGGCCGCCGCGCTCGACGTCCCGCTGCCGGGGGTCTTCGCCTTCGGCTGA
- a CDS encoding ATP-binding protein, with translation MDPIRNPYAPGAGQRPPELAGRDEQLRAFDVVLERVSRGRPERSLVLTGLRGVGKTVLLNALRSQAVRKGWGTGKLEARPDQPLRRPLSSALHQAVRELAHPEAGETDHVLGVLRSFAERQAGADAKLRERWSPGIDAAPVRGRADSGDVEIDLVELLTDVGGLAADTGKGVAVFIDEMQDLGPAEVSALCAACHELSQSGLPVIVVGAGLPHLPAVLSASKSYSERLFSYQRIDRLARPEADRALASPAAQEDAAYTEEALAAMYAATGGYPYFIQAYGKAAWDLAPRSPITVDDVAVAAPEADRELAVGFFGSRYERATPAERDYLRAMADAASEDGDPVGGVATAEVAAALGKKPQSLSPARDALLKKGLIYSGERGRIAFTVPHFGRYLREQG, from the coding sequence GTGGACCCGATCCGGAACCCGTACGCGCCCGGCGCCGGACAGCGCCCACCGGAGCTCGCCGGCCGCGACGAGCAGCTGCGCGCCTTCGACGTCGTGCTGGAGCGGGTCAGCCGCGGCCGCCCGGAGCGCTCGCTGGTGCTGACCGGGCTGCGCGGGGTCGGCAAGACCGTGCTGCTCAACGCGCTGCGCTCCCAGGCGGTCCGCAAGGGCTGGGGCACCGGCAAGCTCGAGGCCCGGCCGGACCAGCCGCTGCGCCGGCCGCTCTCCTCGGCGCTGCACCAGGCCGTCCGCGAGCTCGCCCACCCCGAGGCGGGCGAGACCGACCACGTCCTGGGCGTGCTGCGCTCCTTCGCCGAGCGCCAGGCCGGGGCGGACGCGAAGCTGCGCGAGCGCTGGAGCCCGGGCATCGACGCCGCGCCGGTGCGCGGCCGGGCCGACTCCGGCGACGTCGAGATCGACCTGGTCGAGCTGCTCACCGACGTGGGCGGGCTGGCCGCCGACACCGGGAAGGGCGTTGCGGTCTTCATCGACGAGATGCAGGACCTCGGGCCGGCCGAGGTCTCCGCGCTGTGCGCGGCCTGCCACGAGCTGTCCCAGTCGGGGCTGCCGGTGATCGTGGTCGGCGCCGGCCTGCCGCACCTGCCGGCAGTGCTCTCGGCCAGCAAGTCCTACTCCGAGCGGCTCTTCTCCTACCAGCGCATCGACCGTCTGGCCCGGCCGGAGGCCGACCGGGCCCTCGCCTCGCCCGCGGCGCAGGAGGACGCGGCGTACACCGAGGAGGCGCTCGCCGCGATGTACGCCGCCACCGGCGGCTACCCGTACTTCATCCAGGCCTACGGCAAGGCCGCCTGGGACCTCGCCCCGCGCAGCCCGATCACCGTCGACGACGTCGCCGTGGCCGCCCCCGAGGCCGACCGCGAGCTGGCGGTCGGGTTCTTCGGGTCCCGCTACGAGCGGGCGACGCCGGCCGAGCGGGACTACCTGCGGGCGATGGCCGACGCCGCCTCGGAGGACGGCGACCCGGTGGGGGGCGTCGCGACCGCGGAGGTCGCCGCAGCGCTCGGCAAGAAGCCGCAGTCGCTCTCGCCCGCCAGGGACGCGCTGCTCAAGAAGGGCCTGATCTACTCCGGGGAGCGCGGCCGGATCGCGTTCACGGTCCCGCACTTCGGGCGCTACCTGCGCGAGCAGGGCTGA
- a CDS encoding hydroxymethylglutaryl-CoA lyase, whose amino-acid sequence MTTLPMTVREDGLPARVTIYEVGPRDGLQNEAALVPTEVKAEFVTRLVAAGLPTVEATSFVHPRWVPQLADAGDLLGLLGDRLGEAARDLPVLVPNDRGLDRALELGCRHVAIFGSATETFARKNLNRSLDEQFAMFEPTVRRARDAGLEVRAYLSMCFGDPWEGAVPVEQVVAAGTRLMDLGASQLSLGDTIGVGTAGHVGALVAAFGAAGLGLDRLAMHFHDTYGQALANTYAALRAGITTYDASAGGLGGCPYAESATGNLATEDLVWMLDGLGVEHEVDLDALVDTSRWMAGHLGRPSPSAVVRARS is encoded by the coding sequence ATGACCACCCTGCCGATGACCGTCCGCGAGGACGGGCTGCCGGCGCGGGTCACGATCTACGAGGTCGGGCCCCGCGACGGGCTGCAGAACGAGGCCGCGCTGGTGCCCACCGAGGTCAAGGCCGAGTTCGTCACCCGGCTGGTCGCGGCCGGGTTGCCGACTGTCGAGGCGACCAGCTTCGTGCACCCGCGCTGGGTGCCGCAGCTGGCCGACGCCGGCGACCTGCTCGGGCTGCTCGGCGACCGGCTCGGCGAGGCCGCCCGCGACCTGCCGGTGCTGGTGCCGAACGACCGTGGCCTGGACCGCGCCCTGGAGCTGGGCTGCCGCCACGTGGCGATCTTCGGGTCCGCGACCGAGACCTTCGCCCGCAAGAACCTGAACCGCTCCCTGGACGAGCAGTTCGCGATGTTCGAGCCGACCGTGCGCCGCGCCCGCGACGCCGGGCTCGAGGTCCGCGCCTACCTGAGCATGTGCTTCGGCGACCCGTGGGAGGGCGCGGTCCCGGTCGAGCAGGTGGTCGCGGCCGGCACCCGGCTGATGGACCTCGGCGCCAGCCAGCTCAGCCTCGGCGACACGATCGGGGTCGGCACCGCCGGCCACGTCGGCGCGCTGGTCGCCGCGTTCGGGGCCGCGGGCCTGGGCCTGGACCGGCTCGCGATGCACTTCCACGACACCTACGGCCAGGCCCTGGCCAACACCTACGCCGCGCTGCGCGCCGGCATCACGACGTACGACGCGAGCGCCGGCGGCCTCGGCGGGTGCCCGTACGCCGAGAGCGCGACCGGCAACCTGGCCACCGAGGACCTGGTCTGGATGCTCGACGGCCTGGGCGTCGAGCACGAGGTCGACCTCGACGCGCTGGTGGACACCAGCCGGTGGATGGCCGGGCACCTGGGCCGCCCCAGCCCGTCGGCCGTGGTGCGCGCCCGCAGCTGA
- a CDS encoding acetyl/propionyl/methylcrotonyl-CoA carboxylase subunit alpha has product MRPEPEPIHTLLVANRGEIALRVMRSAHGLGMRTVAVFTDLDADAPHVRSATEAVRIPSYLDVDAVVAAARDSGADAVHPGYGFLSERAELARALQAAGIRLVGPSAEVIDLMGRKDAAREVALAAGVPVVPQGEPGSPGGFPVLVKAASGGGGKGMRIVRAAEEYDAAVAAARREAQAAFGDDTLLVEKYVEHGRHLEVQVLADTHGNVFHLWERDCSAQRRHQKVLEEAPGPTVDAFLRHRLTTAAVELARQVGYVGAGTVEFLLDADTGEFYFLEMNTRLQVEHPVTEAVTGTDLVALQLRVAAGEELDYTQDELVRGMQGHAIEARVYAEDAFGGFLPQAGTASIVRWPGPPEVETSAEATTVRVHHALEDGQVVSTAYDPMLGKVIVHGPDRESARRALVDALDRTAILGLTTNTGFLRALVASEEFRDAAVDTAWLDTAQIPEPAADVPRLMAAWVAAMLLAGDPGDPFRADGWRSAGDPAPVRVELDRPVLVDRARGTVDGVPVHQHSAADHVLVLTVDGRRHRAVLNVQPHVAEVVHLGQRFVFRRPDVLADHGPVVGDGTVAAPMPGTVLEVAVAAGDVVTEGQALGMMEAMKMELTLRAPYAGTVTLVEAAAGRQVPLGAALFRVEAPPAPEATP; this is encoded by the coding sequence ATGCGACCCGAGCCCGAGCCCATCCACACCCTGCTGGTCGCCAACCGCGGCGAGATCGCGCTGCGGGTGATGCGCAGCGCGCACGGCCTCGGGATGCGCACCGTGGCCGTCTTCACCGACCTCGACGCGGACGCGCCGCACGTGCGGTCGGCCACCGAGGCGGTCCGGATTCCCAGCTACCTCGACGTCGACGCGGTCGTCGCCGCGGCCCGCGACAGCGGCGCCGACGCCGTGCACCCCGGCTACGGGTTCCTCTCCGAGCGCGCCGAACTGGCCCGCGCCCTCCAGGCCGCGGGGATCCGGCTGGTCGGCCCGAGCGCCGAGGTCATCGACCTGATGGGCCGCAAGGACGCCGCCCGCGAGGTCGCGCTGGCGGCCGGCGTGCCCGTGGTCCCGCAGGGCGAGCCCGGCAGCCCCGGCGGCTTCCCGGTCCTGGTCAAGGCCGCCTCCGGTGGCGGCGGCAAGGGCATGCGGATCGTCCGGGCGGCGGAGGAGTACGACGCCGCGGTGGCGGCCGCGAGGCGCGAGGCGCAGGCGGCGTTCGGCGACGACACGCTCCTGGTGGAGAAGTACGTCGAGCACGGCCGGCACCTGGAGGTGCAGGTCCTCGCCGACACCCACGGGAACGTCTTCCACCTCTGGGAGCGCGACTGCTCGGCCCAGCGCCGGCACCAGAAGGTGCTCGAGGAGGCGCCCGGACCGACCGTCGACGCGTTCCTGCGGCACCGGCTGACCACGGCGGCCGTCGAGCTGGCCCGCCAGGTCGGCTACGTCGGCGCCGGGACCGTGGAGTTCCTCCTCGACGCCGACACCGGCGAGTTCTACTTCCTGGAGATGAACACCCGGCTCCAGGTCGAGCACCCGGTCACCGAGGCGGTCACCGGGACGGACCTGGTCGCGCTGCAGCTGCGGGTCGCCGCCGGGGAGGAGCTGGACTACACCCAGGACGAGCTGGTCCGCGGGATGCAGGGCCACGCCATCGAGGCCCGGGTGTACGCCGAGGACGCGTTCGGCGGCTTCCTGCCGCAGGCCGGCACCGCCTCGATCGTGCGCTGGCCCGGCCCGCCCGAGGTGGAGACCTCCGCCGAGGCCACCACCGTGCGGGTCCACCACGCCCTGGAGGACGGGCAGGTCGTCTCCACGGCGTACGACCCGATGCTCGGCAAGGTGATCGTGCACGGCCCCGACCGCGAGTCCGCCCGCCGCGCGCTGGTCGACGCCCTGGACCGCACAGCGATCCTGGGGCTCACCACCAACACCGGCTTCCTGCGCGCGCTGGTGGCGAGCGAGGAGTTCCGCGACGCCGCCGTCGACACCGCCTGGCTGGACACCGCGCAGATCCCCGAGCCCGCCGCGGACGTGCCCCGGCTGATGGCCGCCTGGGTGGCAGCGATGCTGCTCGCCGGCGACCCGGGCGACCCGTTCCGCGCCGACGGCTGGCGCTCCGCGGGCGACCCGGCCCCGGTCCGGGTCGAGCTGGACCGGCCGGTGCTCGTGGACCGGGCCCGCGGCACCGTGGACGGCGTACCCGTCCACCAGCACTCGGCGGCCGACCACGTCCTGGTGCTCACCGTCGACGGGCGGCGGCACCGGGCGGTCCTCAACGTCCAGCCGCACGTCGCCGAGGTCGTCCACCTCGGCCAGCGGTTCGTCTTCCGCCGTCCCGACGTGCTCGCCGACCACGGCCCGGTGGTCGGCGACGGCACCGTGGCCGCCCCCATGCCCGGCACCGTGCTCGAGGTGGCAGTCGCGGCCGGTGACGTCGTGACCGAGGGCCAGGCGCTGGGCATGATGGAGGCGATGAAGATGGAGCTGACCCTGCGCGCGCCGTACGCCGGCACCGTGACCCTGGTCGAGGCCGCCGCCGGCCGCCAGGTGCCGCTCGGCGCCGCGCTGTTCCGCGTCGAGGCCCCGCCCGCCCCGGAGGCCACCCCATGA
- a CDS encoding carboxyl transferase domain-containing protein, giving the protein MTEDLRTLVAQLRDRLATARLGGSETARARHTGRGKLLVRDRVDRLLDPGSPFLEIAPLAAYGLYGEPGEEHAVPAAGVVAGIGRVSGRECVVVANDATVKGGTYYPLTVKKHLRAQAIAAENNLPCLYLVDSGGAFLPMQDEVFPDREHFGRIFFNQAQLSARGIPQVAAVLGSCTAGGAYVPAMSDETVIVKDQGTIFLGGPPLVKAATGEVVTAEELGGGEVHARTSGVVDHLAEDDAHALAIVRGIADTFGPAPTAPWEVRAPEEPVEDPETLYDVVPTDPRTPYDVREVIRRVVDGSRFGEFKQLYGETLVTGFAHIWGHPVGIVANNGILFSESALKGAHFIELCNQRGIPLVFLQNVSGFMVGREYENRGIARDGAKLVTAVACSVVPKLTVVIGGSFGAGNYGMCGRAYDPRFLWMWPNARISVMGGEQAATVLATVRRDGIEARGGEWPAEEEAAFKAPIRAQYDEQGSAYYSTARLWDDGIIDPAETRRVLGMALAVAGNAPVPAPSYGVFRM; this is encoded by the coding sequence GTGACAGAGGACCTCAGGACGCTGGTCGCCCAGCTGCGCGACCGTCTCGCGACCGCTCGCCTCGGCGGCTCGGAGACCGCGCGGGCCCGGCACACCGGCCGCGGCAAGCTGCTGGTGCGGGACCGGGTGGACCGGCTGCTGGACCCGGGCAGCCCGTTCCTGGAGATCGCGCCGCTGGCGGCCTACGGGCTGTACGGCGAGCCCGGCGAGGAGCACGCGGTGCCCGCGGCCGGCGTGGTGGCCGGCATCGGGCGGGTCAGCGGTCGCGAGTGCGTGGTCGTGGCCAACGACGCCACTGTCAAGGGCGGCACCTACTACCCGCTCACCGTCAAGAAGCACCTGCGCGCGCAGGCGATCGCCGCGGAGAACAACCTGCCCTGCCTCTACCTCGTGGACTCCGGCGGCGCGTTCCTGCCGATGCAGGACGAGGTCTTCCCCGACCGCGAGCACTTCGGGCGGATCTTCTTCAACCAGGCGCAGCTCTCCGCGCGCGGCATCCCGCAGGTGGCCGCGGTGCTGGGCTCGTGCACCGCCGGCGGCGCCTACGTCCCGGCGATGTCGGACGAGACGGTCATCGTCAAGGACCAGGGCACGATCTTCCTCGGCGGCCCGCCGCTGGTGAAGGCCGCCACCGGCGAGGTCGTCACTGCCGAGGAGCTCGGTGGCGGGGAGGTGCACGCGCGCACCTCCGGGGTCGTGGACCACCTCGCCGAGGACGACGCGCACGCGCTGGCGATCGTGCGCGGGATCGCCGACACCTTCGGCCCGGCCCCCACCGCGCCCTGGGAGGTCCGCGCCCCCGAGGAGCCGGTGGAGGACCCCGAGACCCTCTACGACGTGGTGCCGACCGACCCGCGCACGCCGTACGACGTGCGCGAGGTGATCCGCCGGGTCGTCGACGGCAGCCGGTTCGGCGAGTTCAAGCAGCTCTACGGCGAGACGCTGGTGACCGGGTTCGCGCACATCTGGGGTCACCCGGTCGGGATCGTCGCGAACAACGGGATCCTGTTCAGCGAGTCGGCGCTGAAGGGCGCGCACTTCATCGAGCTGTGCAACCAGCGCGGGATCCCGCTGGTCTTCCTGCAGAACGTCAGCGGGTTCATGGTCGGCCGGGAGTACGAGAACCGCGGCATCGCCCGGGACGGCGCGAAGCTGGTCACCGCGGTGGCGTGCAGCGTGGTCCCGAAGCTGACCGTGGTGATCGGCGGCTCCTTCGGGGCCGGCAACTACGGCATGTGCGGGCGGGCCTACGACCCGCGGTTCCTGTGGATGTGGCCCAACGCGCGGATCTCGGTGATGGGCGGCGAGCAGGCAGCCACCGTGCTGGCCACGGTCCGCCGCGACGGGATCGAGGCCCGGGGCGGGGAGTGGCCGGCCGAGGAGGAGGCCGCGTTCAAGGCGCCGATCCGGGCGCAGTACGACGAGCAGGGCTCGGCGTACTACTCCACGGCCCGGCTCTGGGACGACGGGATCATCGACCCCGCCGAGACCCGCCGGGTGCTCGGCATGGCCCTCGCGGTGGCCGGGAACGCCCCGGTGCCCGCGCCCTCCTACGGCGTCTTCCGGATGTGA